A genomic window from Terriglobia bacterium includes:
- a CDS encoding OB-fold domain-containing protein gives MIGITAFSAVIPAYRVARDTIAAAWETRSLGGRLAAHRFDEDSLTLAASAAQDCLATLPGSSAGGLYFATTTAPFLERLNAGLIAAILDLPPDVRTADFGNSLRAGLFALGAATDAVAAGRSDNIVVAAADTRDAAAGGDEEQYYGDAAAAIAIGKDNVLAEVVTRGGVYDDFLETVRRDRDPYVTSFASKFTTDRGYLRSMPAAIQKNLQNAKLEPAQIARLVLSSPDKGAHLALAKKLGFQPAQLQDTGWEQIGATGTAMPLLLLAAALESAKPGDYLLVAGHGDGAGAMILRATDALAKYRPRVTFAAQLAAGIEFRSYAKWRKSRDYLREQGETLEISNVFYAKEESQNVRLRGVQCGHCGTRQLQHQQLCPKCSKSDAIQEVSLARTGIVFTYSVDQLFPSPFPPTAMAVVDLEGGGRIYCEVVDCDPGKVQIGLPVELTIRRLKEGGGLHHYYWKCRPKRF, from the coding sequence ATGATCGGCATCACTGCATTCTCCGCAGTCATCCCCGCCTACCGCGTGGCGCGCGATACCATCGCCGCCGCCTGGGAAACTCGCTCGCTCGGCGGGCGCCTGGCCGCCCACCGCTTCGACGAAGACTCGCTCACCCTGGCCGCCTCTGCGGCCCAGGATTGCCTGGCCACGCTGCCCGGCAGCTCCGCCGGCGGCCTCTACTTCGCCACCACCACTGCGCCCTTTCTCGAGCGCCTCAACGCCGGCCTCATCGCCGCCATCCTCGATCTCCCCCCGGACGTGCGCACCGCCGACTTTGGCAATTCGCTCCGCGCCGGTCTCTTCGCTCTGGGCGCCGCCACGGACGCCGTCGCCGCCGGCCGCTCGGACAATATCGTCGTTGCCGCCGCCGACACCCGCGACGCCGCCGCGGGTGGCGATGAAGAGCAATATTACGGCGACGCTGCCGCCGCCATCGCCATCGGCAAGGACAACGTTCTCGCCGAGGTCGTCACCCGCGGCGGCGTCTACGACGATTTCCTCGAGACCGTGCGCCGCGACCGCGATCCCTACGTCACCAGCTTCGCCTCTAAATTCACCACCGACCGCGGCTACCTCCGCAGCATGCCCGCGGCCATTCAGAAAAACCTGCAGAACGCCAAGCTCGAGCCCGCGCAGATCGCCAGACTCGTTCTCTCCTCCCCGGACAAGGGTGCGCACCTGGCCCTGGCCAAGAAGCTCGGCTTCCAGCCTGCGCAGTTGCAGGACACCGGATGGGAGCAAATCGGCGCCACCGGCACGGCCATGCCCCTGCTCCTGCTGGCCGCCGCTCTCGAATCCGCCAAGCCCGGTGACTACCTCCTCGTGGCCGGGCACGGCGACGGCGCTGGCGCCATGATTCTTCGCGCCACCGACGCCCTGGCAAAATACCGCCCGCGGGTCACCTTTGCCGCGCAGCTCGCCGCCGGCATCGAATTCCGCTCCTACGCCAAGTGGCGCAAGTCTCGCGACTACCTCCGCGAACAGGGCGAGACCCTCGAAATTTCCAACGTCTTCTACGCCAAGGAAGAGTCCCAGAACGTCCGCCTGCGCGGCGTGCAATGCGGCCACTGCGGCACCCGCCAGCTTCAGCACCAGCAGCTCTGCCCCAAGTGCAGCAAGAGCGACGCCATCCAGGAAGTTTCGCTCGCCCGCACCGGCATCGTATTTACCTATTCCGTGGACCAACTCTTTCCCTCGCCCTTTCCTCCGACGGCCATGGCCGTTGTAGACCTCGAGGGGGGTGGCCGCATCTATTGTGAAGTGGTGGACTGCGACCCGGGCAAGGTCCAGATCGGCCTCCCCGTCGAACTGACCATTCGCCGGCTCAAGGAAGGCGGCGGCCTCCATCACTATTACTGGAAGTGCCGCCCCAAACGCTTTTAG
- a CDS encoding acetyl-CoA acetyltransferase gives MDASIRDKVAVIGVGCTKFGDLVDQSLADLMVEAATAACSDAGVGLDELDAAWLGTFSPGMNGGKATITLADALRFHGRPITRVENYCATGTDAFRNAVMAVASGQVRMALVLGAEKLKDRPVRGLQREGIDPFLEYGTTAPGMFALAANRYMNTYGVKRESLAKVAVKNHAAGALNPKAHFQMKVTEEQVLKAQIIAYPFGLFDCCPTTDGAAAAIICSVETARALGKPLITVKGMGLAVRTGKPFLDPTCDYVGFPATQEAAAQAYKAAGVKDPAKEISFAEVHDCFTWTEITNYEDLGFCKLGEGARFVEEGHSALGGKQPVNPSGGLKSFGHPVGATGVRMVYEIVTQLREQAGARQVQNARLGLAHNLGGPGAVSCVLLLGRDT, from the coding sequence ATGGACGCTTCCATTCGCGACAAAGTCGCCGTCATCGGCGTCGGCTGCACCAAGTTCGGCGACCTCGTCGACCAGAGCCTCGCTGACCTCATGGTCGAAGCCGCCACCGCCGCCTGCTCCGACGCCGGCGTCGGCCTTGACGAACTCGACGCCGCCTGGCTGGGCACCTTCTCCCCCGGGATGAACGGCGGCAAAGCCACCATCACCCTCGCCGACGCCCTGCGCTTCCACGGCCGCCCCATCACCCGCGTCGAAAATTACTGCGCTACTGGCACCGACGCCTTCCGCAACGCGGTCATGGCCGTGGCCTCCGGCCAGGTCCGCATGGCCCTCGTCCTCGGCGCGGAAAAATTGAAGGACCGCCCCGTGCGCGGCCTGCAGCGCGAAGGCATCGACCCCTTTCTCGAATACGGCACGACCGCGCCCGGCATGTTCGCTTTGGCCGCCAACCGCTACATGAACACCTACGGCGTGAAGCGCGAATCGCTCGCCAAGGTCGCCGTGAAAAATCACGCCGCCGGCGCCCTCAATCCCAAGGCCCACTTCCAGATGAAGGTCACCGAGGAGCAGGTCCTCAAGGCCCAGATCATCGCCTATCCCTTCGGCCTCTTCGATTGCTGCCCGACCACCGACGGCGCCGCCGCCGCCATCATCTGCAGCGTGGAAACCGCGCGGGCCCTCGGCAAGCCGCTCATCACCGTCAAAGGCATGGGCCTCGCCGTGCGCACCGGAAAGCCCTTCCTCGATCCCACTTGCGACTACGTCGGCTTTCCCGCCACCCAGGAAGCCGCCGCGCAAGCCTATAAGGCCGCCGGCGTCAAGGACCCCGCAAAGGAAATCAGCTTCGCCGAAGTCCACGACTGTTTCACCTGGACCGAGATCACCAACTACGAAGACCTGGGCTTCTGCAAACTCGGCGAAGGCGCAAGATTCGTCGAAGAAGGCCACAGCGCCCTCGGCGGCAAACAGCCCGTCAACCCCAGCGGCGGCCTGAAATCGTTCGGCCATCCCGTCGGCGCCACCGGCGTGCGCATGGTTTACGAAATAGTAACGCAACTCCGCGAGCAGGCCGGCGCGCGCCAGGTCCAAAACGCCCGCCTCGGCTTGGCCCACAATCTCGGCGGCCCCGGCGCCGTTTCCTGCGTCCTGCTCCTCGGCCGCGACACGTAG
- a CDS encoding PPOX class F420-dependent oxidoreductase — MAQSIPESHVSLLKKPVFAHFVTLMKDGSPQSTPVWVEYDGTHVLVNSAVGRIKDQNVRRDPRVALSLTDPENPYRYLEIRGRVVEITQKGADELIDKLTFKYLGKEKYPFRQPGEQRVTYKIAPEKVVARA, encoded by the coding sequence ATGGCACAGAGCATTCCCGAATCGCACGTCAGTCTGCTGAAGAAGCCCGTCTTCGCGCATTTCGTCACGCTAATGAAGGACGGCAGCCCGCAGAGCACGCCGGTGTGGGTGGAATATGACGGCACGCACGTGCTGGTGAATTCCGCGGTCGGCCGCATCAAGGATCAGAACGTCCGCCGCGATCCGCGCGTGGCGCTGTCCCTGACCGATCCGGAGAACCCCTACCGCTATCTGGAGATCCGCGGGCGCGTCGTGGAGATCACCCAGAAGGGCGCCGACGAACTGATCGACAAGCTGACGTTCAAATATCTGGGCAAGGAAAAGTATCCTTTCCGCCAGCCCGGCGAGCAGCGGGTCACCTACAAGATCGCGCCGGAAAAGGTCGTCGCGCGCGCCTAG
- the fumC gene encoding class II fumarate hydratase, translating to MTPPKGVPTRTETDSMGKMEVPADRYYGAQTARSLIHFAIGKDTMPPELIRSFGLLKKACALVNQDLGKLPAEKATLIAQAADEVIAGKLHDHFPLRIWQTGSGTQTNMNVNEVISNRAIEIAGGVLGSKKPIHPNDDVNMSQSSNDTFPTAMHIAAATETSRRLLPAVKRLRDALDAKAREFAGIVKIGRTHLQDATPLTLGQEFSGWVSLLERDAKRLEQALDGLYDLAIGGTAVGTGLNAHPEFAERAARKIAELSGLPFRSHPNKFAALSAHDEIVFASGALKTLAASLMKIANDIRWLASGPRCGLGELSLPENEPGSSIMPGKVNPTQSEAMTMAAVQVMGNDAAIGFAGSQGNFELNVFKPVMIFNYLHSVELLAGVCNSFVDHCAVGIEANRKQIDHYVKNSLMLVTALSPKIGYDKAAKAAHTAHHEHLSLREAVIKLGFLTGEEFDKLVRPEEMTHP from the coding sequence ATGACGCCGCCCAAGGGCGTACCCACACGCACCGAAACCGACAGCATGGGCAAGATGGAAGTGCCCGCCGACCGCTACTACGGCGCGCAGACCGCGCGCTCCCTGATCCACTTCGCCATCGGCAAGGACACCATGCCCCCCGAGCTGATCCGCTCCTTCGGCCTCCTGAAAAAGGCCTGCGCCCTGGTGAACCAGGACCTCGGCAAGCTCCCCGCCGAAAAAGCCACGCTCATCGCCCAGGCCGCCGACGAAGTCATCGCCGGAAAGCTTCACGACCATTTCCCGCTGCGCATCTGGCAGACCGGCAGCGGCACGCAGACCAACATGAACGTCAACGAAGTGATCTCCAACCGCGCCATCGAGATCGCCGGCGGCGTGCTGGGCAGCAAGAAGCCCATCCATCCTAACGACGACGTGAACATGTCGCAGTCCTCCAACGACACCTTCCCCACGGCCATGCACATCGCCGCCGCCACGGAGACCTCGCGGCGCCTGCTCCCCGCGGTGAAGCGATTGCGCGACGCCCTGGACGCGAAAGCCAGGGAGTTCGCCGGCATCGTCAAGATCGGCCGCACGCACCTGCAGGACGCCACGCCGCTCACCCTCGGCCAGGAATTTTCCGGCTGGGTGAGCCTGCTGGAGCGCGACGCCAAACGCCTCGAGCAGGCGCTCGACGGGCTCTACGACCTGGCCATCGGCGGCACCGCCGTCGGCACGGGGCTGAACGCCCACCCGGAATTCGCCGAGCGCGCCGCCCGGAAAATCGCCGAGCTGAGCGGCCTGCCCTTCCGCTCGCATCCCAACAAATTCGCCGCGCTTTCCGCGCATGACGAGATCGTCTTCGCCAGCGGCGCGCTGAAAACTCTCGCGGCCTCGCTGATGAAGATCGCCAACGACATTCGCTGGCTGGCTTCCGGCCCGCGCTGCGGCCTCGGCGAACTCTCACTGCCGGAAAACGAGCCGGGCTCCTCCATCATGCCGGGCAAAGTGAACCCTACGCAGTCCGAGGCCATGACCATGGCCGCCGTGCAGGTGATGGGCAACGACGCGGCCATCGGCTTCGCCGGCTCCCAGGGCAATTTCGAGCTCAACGTCTTCAAGCCGGTGATGATCTTCAACTACCTGCACTCCGTCGAGTTGCTCGCCGGCGTCTGCAACAGTTTCGTGGATCATTGCGCCGTTGGGATCGAAGCCAACCGCAAGCAGATCGATCACTACGTCAAGAATTCGCTGATGCTGGTCACTGCGCTCTCGCCGAAGATCGGCTACGACAAAGCCGCCAAGGCCGCGCACACTGCGCATCACGAGCACCTCAGCCTGCGCGAAGCGGTCATCAAGCTCGGCTTCCTGACGGGCGAAGAGTTCGACAAGCTGGTCCGCCCGGAGGAGATGACCCACCCGTGA
- a CDS encoding tetratricopeptide repeat protein: protein MTPPLQCPRCGRLLTREGAACPECTSRFEQWRRSRATFVLLSVLLLAPLFAITGGIVRLYHAKQQALANEWSRRGNTSLAQGRSQEALEEFRNALHYAPESSDLQLALARALYHEGRLEEAESYLLSLRTTNSENPEVSLELARVLAARGQIDEAVRRFHEAIYGNWSGRSKQSRLAARSELIGLLLAENRREEVRAESLALSAEYPFDPAVHERAGDYLERTGNPRSALQEYRGALKLDPKLPGAWAGAGRTALALGEFATAQRDLKSAEQAGEGDGMLALTRAVAARGAALDPVRANLAPEERRRRILHIFEIAEARAQSCFPSVLARKKDALPADLEPLATTRRALPAKITELALRRNETLAGQALAWAYATEKLARTRCGPGEAADQALLLLAQREHEGEP from the coding sequence ATGACACCGCCTCTCCAATGTCCCCGCTGTGGCCGGCTGCTGACGAGGGAAGGCGCTGCCTGCCCGGAGTGCACTTCGCGGTTCGAGCAGTGGCGGCGCTCGCGGGCCACCTTCGTCCTGTTGAGTGTGCTGCTTCTGGCGCCGCTCTTTGCGATCACCGGAGGAATTGTGCGCCTGTACCATGCGAAGCAGCAGGCCCTGGCGAACGAATGGAGCCGCCGCGGAAATACGAGCCTCGCGCAGGGGCGTTCCCAAGAAGCCCTCGAGGAGTTTCGCAACGCCCTGCACTATGCGCCGGAGAGTTCAGATTTGCAGCTCGCGCTGGCCCGCGCGCTCTACCATGAAGGACGCCTCGAGGAAGCGGAGAGTTACCTCCTCAGCCTGCGCACCACGAACAGCGAAAATCCGGAGGTCAGCCTGGAGCTGGCCCGCGTGCTCGCGGCCCGCGGTCAGATTGACGAAGCCGTCCGCCGTTTCCACGAAGCCATTTACGGAAACTGGTCCGGGCGCTCCAAGCAGAGCCGGCTCGCGGCACGCAGCGAACTCATCGGATTGCTACTCGCCGAGAACCGGCGGGAGGAAGTCCGCGCGGAATCCCTCGCGCTCTCGGCCGAGTATCCGTTCGACCCCGCGGTTCACGAGCGCGCGGGAGACTATCTCGAACGCACCGGCAATCCGCGCAGCGCCCTCCAGGAATATCGTGGCGCTCTGAAGCTGGACCCGAAGTTGCCAGGGGCATGGGCAGGGGCTGGGCGCACGGCCCTCGCGCTGGGAGAATTTGCCACCGCGCAGCGCGATCTGAAGAGCGCCGAGCAGGCGGGCGAGGGAGATGGCATGCTGGCGTTGACCCGGGCCGTGGCTGCGCGCGGCGCCGCACTGGATCCCGTCCGTGCAAATCTGGCTCCGGAGGAGAGGCGCCGCCGCATCCTGCACATCTTTGAGATTGCGGAGGCCCGCGCGCAGTCGTGTTTCCCGAGTGTTCTGGCGCGGAAGAAAGACGCGCTTCCCGCGGACCTCGAACCGCTCGCCACGACCCGCAGGGCCCTCCCCGCAAAAATCACCGAGCTTGCTCTGCGGCGAAACGAGACGCTGGCTGGCCAGGCTCTCGCCTGGGCGTATGCCACTGAAAAACTGGCCCGCACACGCTGCGGCCCGGGCGAAGCCGCGGACCAGGCGCTGCTGCTCCTGGCGCAGCGGGAACACGAGGGGGAGCCGTGA
- a CDS encoding chloride channel protein, which yields MAIEWSRLWLLGSAESPSVLRVLLAPSLTGLFAAILVTRYFPHVRGSGVNQTKTAVYISDGYIPFHTVYGKFFLSSLVIGGGHSLGPEDPSLQIGAGLASALGRRLRLSREKLRLIAPVGAAAGLAAAFNSPIAAVLFVIEEIIGKWSSGILGAIVLSAVSAVVVMRSFLGTEPLFRIPAFHLAHPAELLGYAFLGLAGGIFSLFFVRLVVWLRSQLRRLPPWTEYIQPAVAGLLLGVIGLWLPQVLGAGYDVMDQSMHGRYIWQFLALLALAKVLATSLSLSSGAPGGMFAPTLFVGAMLGGAVGGIEHHFFPALTGTVGAYALVGMGTLFAGFLRVPMTSVFMVLEVSGNYSIILPVMISNTIAYLISLRFQPTPVFDLLARQDGLDLPSLEEVREEEAHRVEDAMRTPDFAPLHGEESASQAQVQLAQSTSLWLLLHDRESGWHLVSREGLLAKLAAAPPGLPLAEVFAPRPVPAVYPDQSLETPLRHMGECPFLPVVHRANPARLVGIISRDDILRTYARPAGPAGSSSGTESGHA from the coding sequence ATGGCTATCGAATGGAGCCGTTTGTGGCTGCTGGGCTCGGCGGAGAGTCCGTCCGTGTTGCGTGTGCTTCTCGCGCCGTCTTTGACCGGTCTCTTCGCAGCCATCCTAGTGACGCGCTATTTCCCGCACGTCCGCGGCAGCGGCGTCAATCAGACCAAGACCGCCGTGTACATTTCAGACGGCTACATCCCCTTTCACACTGTTTACGGCAAGTTTTTTCTGTCCTCGCTGGTTATCGGCGGCGGGCACTCGCTGGGGCCCGAAGACCCTTCGCTGCAGATCGGCGCGGGGCTGGCCTCCGCGCTGGGCCGCCGGCTGCGGCTTTCCCGGGAGAAGCTGCGGCTGATCGCGCCGGTCGGCGCCGCGGCAGGGCTCGCGGCGGCTTTCAACTCACCCATCGCCGCAGTGCTCTTCGTGATCGAAGAGATCATCGGAAAGTGGAGTTCGGGGATCCTCGGCGCAATCGTGCTTTCCGCGGTTTCCGCGGTGGTCGTGATGCGCAGCTTTCTGGGCACGGAGCCGCTTTTCCGAATTCCCGCGTTCCATCTCGCGCACCCCGCCGAGCTGCTCGGCTACGCCTTCCTTGGCCTCGCGGGCGGAATTTTCTCTTTGTTCTTTGTCCGGCTGGTGGTCTGGCTGCGTTCGCAACTGCGCCGCCTGCCTCCCTGGACGGAATATATCCAGCCTGCGGTGGCGGGCCTTCTGCTCGGCGTCATCGGACTCTGGCTGCCGCAGGTTCTCGGCGCGGGCTACGACGTCATGGACCAGTCCATGCATGGCCGGTATATCTGGCAGTTTCTCGCGTTGCTGGCACTGGCGAAGGTGCTGGCCACGAGCCTTTCGCTTTCGAGCGGGGCCCCCGGCGGCATGTTCGCGCCCACGCTCTTTGTCGGGGCGATGCTCGGCGGCGCGGTCGGCGGCATCGAGCATCATTTCTTCCCGGCACTGACAGGCACGGTCGGCGCCTATGCCCTGGTCGGCATGGGCACGCTTTTTGCGGGATTCCTCCGCGTGCCGATGACCTCGGTCTTTATGGTGCTGGAAGTCAGCGGCAATTACTCGATCATCCTGCCGGTGATGATCTCGAACACCATCGCTTACTTGATCTCGCTGCGCTTCCAGCCGACCCCCGTCTTCGACTTGCTCGCGCGGCAGGACGGGCTCGATCTTCCGTCCCTCGAAGAGGTGCGCGAGGAGGAGGCGCACCGCGTGGAAGACGCCATGCGAACACCGGACTTCGCCCCGCTGCACGGAGAAGAGAGCGCTTCCCAGGCGCAAGTACAACTCGCGCAGAGCACGAGTCTTTGGCTGCTATTGCATGACCGCGAGAGCGGCTGGCACCTCGTTTCGCGCGAGGGCCTACTGGCGAAGCTGGCCGCGGCGCCCCCGGGCCTTCCGCTTGCGGAGGTTTTCGCTCCGCGTCCGGTTCCGGCCGTGTATCCCGACCAGAGTCTGGAAACTCCTCTTCGCCACATGGGAGAGTGTCCGTTTCTCCCGGTTGTGCACCGCGCGAACCCGGCCCGCCTGGTGGGGATTATTTCCCGCGACGATATCCTGCGCACCTATGCGCGGCCGGCGGGACCAGCCGGCTCATCTTCCGGGACGGAGAGCGGCCACGCCTGA
- a CDS encoding radical SAM protein, which yields MKQGYGKSGASLQVWFWRALRFFYTRARELRMIAKALLFTGHPVLVHIIPTRRCNLACTYCNEFDDVSKPVALEEMKRRLDYLGAMGTSVITISGGEPLLHPEIEEIIRHIRRHGMIAGMITNGFLLTKEKIEKLNAAGLEHLQISIDNTTPDEVSKKSLKTLDQKLGLLGNHAYFQVNINSVLGSGVKDPEDALRIAHRAVDLGLTSTVGIIHDHKGQLKPLGPREIEIFEEIMRLGKRSFSRFNGFQHRVARGKVHDWRCRAGSRYLYICEDGLVHWCSQQRGYPGIPLAQYTAEMRRREFQTEKSCAPQCTVSCVQQVGILDNWRAPQKLKPLAPQAAQPGLVNISSPSSSPQPR from the coding sequence ATGAAACAGGGGTACGGCAAATCGGGGGCATCGTTGCAGGTGTGGTTCTGGCGCGCGTTGCGCTTTTTCTATACGCGGGCGCGGGAGCTGCGCATGATCGCGAAGGCGCTGCTCTTCACCGGTCATCCGGTGCTGGTGCACATCATCCCGACGCGGCGGTGCAACCTGGCGTGCACGTACTGCAACGAGTTCGACGACGTGTCCAAGCCGGTGGCGCTGGAGGAGATGAAGCGGCGGCTGGACTATCTGGGGGCGATGGGCACGTCGGTGATCACCATCAGCGGCGGGGAGCCGCTGCTGCACCCGGAGATCGAGGAGATCATCCGGCACATCCGGCGGCACGGGATGATCGCGGGGATGATCACCAACGGCTTCCTGCTGACGAAAGAGAAGATCGAAAAGCTGAACGCAGCGGGGCTGGAGCACCTGCAGATCAGCATTGATAACACGACGCCGGACGAGGTGTCCAAGAAGAGCCTGAAGACGCTGGACCAGAAGCTGGGGCTGCTCGGGAACCACGCCTATTTCCAGGTGAACATCAATTCGGTGCTGGGCAGCGGGGTGAAGGACCCTGAGGACGCGCTGCGCATCGCGCATCGCGCCGTGGACCTGGGGCTGACCAGCACGGTGGGGATCATCCACGACCACAAAGGGCAACTGAAGCCGCTGGGGCCGCGGGAGATCGAGATTTTCGAAGAGATCATGAGGCTGGGGAAGCGCTCGTTTTCGCGGTTCAACGGCTTCCAGCACCGGGTGGCGCGCGGGAAAGTGCACGACTGGCGCTGCCGCGCGGGTTCGCGCTACCTGTACATCTGCGAGGACGGCCTGGTGCACTGGTGCTCGCAGCAGCGCGGCTATCCGGGGATTCCGCTGGCGCAGTACACGGCGGAGATGCGCCGCCGCGAGTTTCAGACGGAAAAGTCGTGCGCGCCGCAGTGCACGGTTTCTTGCGTGCAGCAAGTGGGCATTCTGGACAACTGGCGCGCGCCGCAGAAACTGAAGCCGCTGGCGCCGCAAGCGGCGCAGCCCGGACTGGTGAACATCTCATCGCCGTCGTCTTCCCCGCAACCGCGCTGA
- a CDS encoding ABC transporter ATP-binding protein, with translation MPGPAIEIEGLTKDYPVGFWLAKKKRSLDNLTMQVERGEVFGFLGPNGAGKTTTLKLLIGLIFPTAGTARILGKPVSDVGMHREIGYLPEQPYFYDYLTAYELLDYFARFHDLTAADRRERVERLLKKVGLETARKIQLRKYSKGMLQRVGLAQAIVHNPQVVILDEPMSGLDPVGRREVRDIILELKRDGRTVLFSTHILSDAEMLCDRVGVIAGGTLRGVGAPGEIVGMKAKGMEILFELPGGSGSSAAAIVAQATQTGNRYRIEVPEEELFGALEQLRGAGGRILAVAQVKATLEDYFLELVGAEGAQAAAVEVSGR, from the coding sequence ATGCCGGGTCCTGCGATTGAAATCGAAGGTCTGACGAAAGACTATCCCGTCGGCTTCTGGCTGGCGAAGAAGAAGCGCTCGCTCGACAACCTGACGATGCAGGTGGAGCGGGGCGAGGTCTTCGGGTTCCTGGGGCCGAATGGCGCGGGCAAAACCACCACCCTCAAGCTGCTCATCGGGCTGATTTTTCCCACGGCGGGCACGGCGCGCATTCTGGGCAAGCCGGTTTCCGACGTGGGCATGCACCGGGAGATCGGCTACCTGCCGGAGCAGCCCTACTTTTACGACTATCTGACGGCATACGAACTGCTGGATTACTTCGCGCGCTTCCATGACCTGACGGCGGCGGACCGGCGCGAGCGCGTCGAGCGGCTGCTGAAGAAGGTGGGGCTGGAGACGGCGCGGAAAATCCAGCTGCGCAAATATTCGAAAGGGATGCTGCAGCGCGTGGGGCTGGCGCAAGCCATCGTGCACAACCCGCAGGTGGTGATCCTGGACGAGCCGATGTCCGGGCTGGACCCCGTGGGGCGGCGCGAGGTGCGCGACATCATTCTGGAACTGAAGCGCGACGGGCGCACCGTGCTGTTTTCCACGCACATCCTGAGCGACGCGGAGATGCTCTGCGACCGCGTGGGGGTGATCGCCGGCGGCACGCTGCGCGGCGTGGGCGCTCCGGGAGAGATCGTGGGGATGAAGGCGAAGGGCATGGAGATTTTGTTCGAGCTGCCGGGCGGGAGCGGCAGCAGCGCCGCGGCCATTGTGGCCCAAGCGACGCAGACCGGGAACCGCTACCGCATCGAGGTGCCCGAGGAGGAACTCTTCGGCGCGCTGGAGCAACTGCGCGGCGCGGGCGGGCGCATCCTTGCGGTAGCGCAGGTGAAAGCGACGCTGGAAGATTATTTCCTGGAGCTGGTGGGGGCGGAGGGCGCGCAAGCCGCCGCGGTGGAGGTATCCGGGCGATGA
- a CDS encoding ABC transporter permease subunit produces the protein MKHAGIVAWNTFREAVRDRVLYNLVFFALLMIASAILVGQISIGIEDVVIVSLGLTAISLIGLLMAVFIGVGLVYKEMDKRTLYALLAKPVHRWEFLLGKFGGLLLTLTVNTLAMAAGLFGAMLLVQHALKAADVSVLIAVYFILLKLAIVVALALLFSCFTTPLLAILFTTGLYVTGIFAQQIRTFGNITGNRALDAVAAWISYLLPNFENFNAIALAAHRETIPAALVLQNTVYAGIYCAIVLAAASVIFSRRNLK, from the coding sequence ATGAAGCACGCGGGGATCGTGGCCTGGAACACGTTTCGGGAGGCGGTGCGCGACCGGGTGCTCTACAACCTGGTGTTTTTCGCGCTGCTGATGATCGCCTCGGCCATCCTGGTGGGGCAGATCTCCATCGGCATCGAGGACGTGGTCATCGTGAGCCTGGGCCTGACGGCCATCTCCCTGATCGGCCTGCTGATGGCCGTGTTCATCGGCGTAGGGCTGGTGTACAAGGAGATGGACAAGCGCACGCTGTATGCGCTGCTGGCCAAACCGGTGCATCGCTGGGAGTTTCTGCTGGGGAAGTTCGGCGGGCTGCTGCTGACGCTGACGGTGAACACGCTGGCGATGGCCGCGGGGCTGTTCGGAGCGATGCTGCTGGTGCAGCATGCGCTGAAGGCCGCGGACGTCTCCGTGCTGATCGCCGTGTACTTCATTCTGCTGAAGCTGGCGATTGTGGTGGCGCTGGCGCTGCTGTTTTCCTGTTTCACGACGCCGCTACTGGCGATCTTGTTCACCACCGGGCTGTATGTGACCGGGATCTTCGCGCAGCAGATCCGCACGTTCGGGAATATCACGGGGAACCGGGCGCTGGATGCGGTGGCGGCGTGGATTTCCTACCTGCTGCCGAATTTCGAGAATTTCAACGCCATCGCTTTGGCGGCGCACCGGGAAACGATTCCGGCGGCGCTGGTGCTGCAGAACACGGTGTATGCCGGGATCTATTGCGCGATCGTGCTGGCGGCGGCTTCCGTGATTTTCTCGCGGCGCAATCTGAAGTGA
- a CDS encoding SDR family oxidoreductase: MLLQDQVALITGSSRGIGRAIARRFAEEGAAVFLTARTESELQATTGELTRAGYRAAYATTDLTREADGAKLVAAARAQFSRIDILVNNAGHYGPVLPVEDYPLAAFDAVLNVHLRSAFLLSQLVLPEMYARGSGVILNMSSLSAKAAFSWGSAYAAAKAGLLGLTRVTAAEAARKGVRVNAICPGPVTETRMSRELGADLAKRLGVNEEEQLRGFLNGLLQGRAQTAEEIARAALFLCSSQSSAITGQSLNVDGGAAFY; this comes from the coding sequence ATGCTTCTCCAAGACCAGGTCGCTCTCATCACCGGCTCGAGCCGCGGCATCGGCCGCGCCATCGCACGACGCTTTGCCGAAGAAGGCGCCGCCGTTTTCCTCACTGCGCGCACGGAATCGGAACTCCAAGCCACAACCGGCGAACTGACCCGCGCCGGCTACCGCGCCGCCTACGCCACCACCGACCTGACGCGCGAAGCCGACGGCGCAAAGCTCGTCGCCGCCGCCCGCGCCCAATTCTCCAGGATCGACATCCTCGTCAATAACGCCGGCCACTACGGCCCAGTCCTCCCCGTCGAGGACTACCCGCTGGCCGCTTTCGACGCCGTCCTCAACGTCCACCTGCGCAGCGCCTTCCTCCTCAGCCAGCTCGTCCTGCCGGAGATGTATGCGCGCGGCTCCGGCGTGATCCTGAACATGTCCAGCCTCTCGGCGAAGGCCGCGTTCAGCTGGGGTTCGGCCTATGCCGCGGCCAAGGCCGGCCTGCTCGGCCTCACCCGCGTCACCGCCGCCGAAGCCGCGCGCAAGGGCGTGCGCGTCAACGCCATCTGCCCCGGCCCGGTCACCGAAACGCGCATGTCTCGGGAGCTCGGCGCGGACCTCGCCAAGCGCCTGGGCGTGAACGAAGAAGAACAACTGCGGGGTTTTCTGAACGGCCTCCTGCAGGGCCGCGCGCAAACCGCCGAGGAAATCGCCCGCGCCGCCCTCTTCCTCTGCTCCAGCCAGTCCAGCGCCATCACCGGCCAGTCCCTCAACGTCGACGGCGGCGCCGCCTTCTACTGA